The Alosa sapidissima isolate fAloSap1 chromosome 12, fAloSap1.pri, whole genome shotgun sequence nucleotide sequence GCTAGCCACGTTTCTACTACCCTGTTGAAAATAATTCACATTATGACTCTTCAGTGGCATGAATTGGAGGTCAATAAGTATGTTCCAGCTGTTCTTTGACCCTCAGGATGGGTTTCCTGTACATGAGACAAAGCTGAATCCATGTACCGGAAACTGTCCGTCAGGTTGGTGGTAGTGACTACATTTTACAGTGGACCTCGGATCACCATTCCAGCTCCACTGGGTATTTCCCGGTCAGGCATGCGGTGCAGTGACCCATCCTCCGTCCGGACTTAGTGTTGGAGTTGGTGATTCTCTCGTCCTTGTCCTGGTGGAAGGAGATGCCGGACTGCACCGCTGACACCAGGCCCTCCACAGACAGGTACTGTACGCTGGTGGCACCTGGGAAACCATGAGAGAACCCATCTAATGCATCAGTCATTGCAACCAGCACAATCAGTATGTTTTGTAATTACTACtaatcatttaaaaatgtagacagtgcaacaaatatgtataAACAAAATCTAAACAAGCCTGATTCAGCCAAGCACATTTTAAAACTTTGTTTCCTGGAGGGTTAAGAATTCTTTATTTGTAttaacaaaatcaaaataacATCTAATTTTTTGAAAAGGATACAAATAACAAGGCACCACAAGATCTGTAACTATTTTACATGGgtgcaaaataaaacattctCAACAATGCTTTCATCTCTGTAGAAATGTCAAGACAGTCATGGACATTATGCTCACCAATGTATCCTGCAATGTCCTCAAACTCTGGCCTGTTAGCGATGAGCTCTTCTTTGGTAGGAATATTGATGCCCATGTAGCAGGGGAATCTGATAGGCGGGGATGCTACACGAATGTGGACCTGTGCCATGGAAAAATTAGGAAGTCAGTAATATAATTAATGTGCAattatacaacagttaggtcAGGTCGagctatttattcatttttgatTGGAAGAGAGGCTAAACAACTAAAATATTTGCAGAGATCGCAGAATACAATGTGTTGCCAAAGTGTTAAACCTGGATAGGATTGCTGAACAATGCTCGAGTCTACATGGAATGCATCTGAAGAGATTTAACAGGACAGCTATCTCAAACTTCTCTCAAGCTCAGTCTATTCAGTGTTCACACCTTTTACCACTTTCTTCAAACCCTTCTTCTCTTGTTTGGAACACTACACATGCACTTTTTAAATCCACCTGTCATAAAGACCAAGAGGCCTTTGGTTATTTAAggagaccattttttttatcattttaactAGAAAAGACCAGATGCGTTTTCACCTCGTTCGCCCCTGCTTCTTTCAACAGTTTAATGATTGGGGAGATGGTGTTGCCTCTGACGATGGAGTCATCAATAAGCACCACCCGCTTGCCAGCAAAGTTGTCACTCAGCACCCCGAACTTCTTGGCCACACCCAGCTGACGCAGACGTGTGTTTGGCTGGATGAATGTCCGCCCCACGTAGCGGTTCTTGCACAGGACCTCCACGTACGGCAGGCCAGCCTGCAGCACGGACAGGACAGgtttgacagacagacagattattgatccctaggggaaattcaaggtcacagtagcatacagacagcatacacacacacacattcactaacagcagaaaaagtaattaaaagtatataatataaaaaacagaactaagcaataaggactgtagaagataaagaatatactaaaatacaaattatactaaataaaacttaatctaaatcaagtataaaaaacagtatccacatagtgggtgattaatcaatcaggtgcgtttgcaatgactgaagcagggactgaacATCACCACAATGCCAATGCTTGTatcagggcttaaagcaaggaacatgtctctgtgtgaaaTTTATAGGGtaatatattatgattatttttttttaaatatatttttggggcCTTTGCATTTATTTTGATAGGATagtgagagactgagaggaaatgatgagtgggagagagagatggggtgggattgggaaatgacccCGGTCGGACTTGAACCCGGGTCCACGTGGGCACCCTGGACCCAAATATGGCACGAGTGCTGTAGCCAGTTGCTCCACAATGCCTCCCTAATTTTAAAATCTTAAACGGCCTGGCCCTGTTATACACCAGAACAGTAGCATAATATAGCATCAAGGAGTGGTCCAGAAGGTCCCGGACTCACCTGTTGGGCGTAGCCTAGCGCAGCAGGTGTAGCAGACTCGGGTACTGTGCTGACCACATCACAGTCAGTGGGAGCCTCAATGGCGAGCTGCCTTCCACAGCGCTGTCTGACTGTGTACACCATCTGACCTGTAGCACCAGCAAACACAAAAGACCGCTGCTTAAAAAGCCAAGGTCTACAAATTTTATGTCTTTCTAATTTACTGTATGGATTTACCCATTTGTTAATTATATACGCTAAACTAGAGGGTGGCATGGTTCACATGCACCCCTGTTAAAAAGGAATATGCGGTGTGGGATTCACCTTCGAATATGGAGTCTGGCCTGGCGAAGTACACATACTCAAAAATGCAGAAGGCCGGTGGGTCTCCCTCAGGCCGCGGGACCACACTCAGGGTTTTGATGCCCTGTTTGCTGATCTGCACAATCTCCCCCGGCTGGACCTCACGGTAATACCTGCCCATAaggaggtcagaggtcatttAGCCCTGTGTACGCTCACCTGAAAGGGGGTTGCTGTGGAAAGTAAGTGTTTGCAATGACTATACTAATAAGCTCTTACTTGGCACCGATAGACTGGAAGCTGCAGGACTCCGAGGAAACCACCCATCCCTCAgtgtctccttctcctcctccacctaaTCACAGAGTAAAACACAAGGATGTTCACATCAGAACTACTCTCTGGTCTCTACTCGCTCTTAGGTACTCATAACCAACAACACAAGAAAAAAATTACACATTTAGTATTACAAAAAGTCGTCTATGTGTACTTGTTCACATTTCTATTGATATGACAGAATCTGGTTTATTTGGCCAAGTGAGTTTGCACATAGAAGGAATTTTGTGCTTGACTACCTGAGCTGTGCAGTTTAGAGACTGGGACGAGGCGCCCCAGACTGAGGGGTCTGTTTCCGTAAGGGTCCCTAATGGCGTACACGACATCTTTGTGCATCACCAGGAGTGAATAGGACGTGGGTGTCTCACTCATCAGGTTCTTTatactttaaaaataaacacacagacatgaataATATATCAATAGTATacatccatgttttttttttttttttttttaaatacacaaACATTAGTGGCTTCGATGTAGAACTGACCGAGCCACCCAATCAGGGACGTCGAGCTCTTCCATGGGTGGAGTCAGCGCTAGTAGCTGAGTGATGAGCTCACTATCTGAACTGGTGGATAGACCAACACCGTGGCGCAttacctgaaacacacacatatacaaacaaagGAATCAGCATCCATATGCATACATTAAATATACAAGCTGATATCTATGTACAAgtccacagatacacacacattgtaatAAAAGTTGTAAGAATTACTATTCTGCCAAACAATGAGTTATTTCAAAATGGTTCTCGCTTTAAATATTGCCTGTAGTTCCTTTTTGTTCTCTGCTGCCAGGGTCGTCTCCTCGACAAAGAAGGTAAACAACGgctgcaccgatatggaattttagggccgataacgataaccgatatttattggtttgttgtggccgataccgatacgataaccgataatattactcttgaaaaaaaattgtgaaaagtgatttggggaaagcatttaataagcataattttattgcagtaattttacctaccaccaaatggtggacagaactcataatagtcctcaatagtacggcagtcaacaacataacagtagcctagccctacagtatgtgtggctcctttaagtgaacctgacgtcagtgaattgcgagtgagtggctagagagtttgaatcgttttcatttaggactaaacgctcataaacggctcagcttggaataagctacagtatagcgaccaaatcagtgtttgtgagggaaacttaggtttagtttcaactgcgggtaactgaataaaactcctcagactgtatcttatgcttatgtccgtctactctgttgcgcacaacctgctgcagcagaaatgaaaggagttagccccgaaggttttaataacttattataatgacctgtctggaactgaagcacgaatggttagcatatttctaggtaataatacaaaacccaagctaaagtaatgcaaatataatactaaaacacaacttagaactaggcctacttatgtactcgtcccactaacgagtttgtttatttgtttacccGACCAgtggctctagatagggctgagctccgctctgttaaatggcggatcattcacgagaggattttgagatgcacagattcccaaatgaacgcatatccacagatttccacagagtggtgaaatacattcacaccgctgacattatattgaggaaaaagtatagccaaccaagctcaagtagctcagtgtagccagacggaccttacgtaggcctaaattaggactttaaaaaatatcggcgcaaattatcggccagaattctgttatcagaccgataataatattttcattttttcacttatcggctaataatatatcggccgccgatgtTGTATGTTTTGATTGGAATAAAGGATTACTtttattaaaaacattttttattacatattacccccccccccccccacacacacacacacacacacacacacaacctttttGCGCAGGGCAGCAGCGTTGACCAGCTCTCCGTTGTGTGCCACACCAATCTTGCCATGCAGGGTGTCGACCACGAAGGGCTGGCAGTTCTGCAGTTCGGAGTCGCCCGTGGTGGAGTAGCGTGTGTGTCCGATGCCCAGGTTCGCATTGCGGTGCTTCAGGAGATCCTCAGCTTTGAAGGCCGCGCTTACTAATCCCATGCCCTGGGAGAGACGAGATTCAGATAAACAAGCAAGTCAATAACAACagataaacaataaacaaactaGTTGAAAACATTGAGGCATTAAGAATTGAATGTACCCGTTTTAATCCAGCAGTGGATTTGTGTATGTGAACTGATCTGATCAAAAATTGTAACTTAAACATACCAAGGGAACATTTTATAGATTCTGAAAATTAAAAATCTGGTCCATGAATCTGATTAGGTCCGTTCATATCTTGAGCAAATATATCTTAACACATATTTCTATGCTTTCTGCGCCGACTCCCTTTCCATCCCCTCATGTGGTTATGCTCACATTAGATATTAAAAGCAAAGCGACAAATATTTATTTCCAGGGCACACTGCATAGaaagtggtgtggtgtgctcCAGCCCGGAACACAGAACAGAAAAGTGCACATCTGTGATGGATGATGGGAATGATGCATGTGTTTGCCTGCCCTTCCCATGGCCATATacaaaattaatttgaagatTATACCAAAACTAGTTGCCTGATAAAAGTCATATCtcaaaaagtgcaaaaaaagcatCACTATGCCAAAGTTGCATAGTGTCGCTTTGAAAGACAAAGGAATAATAGATATAGTAATACAAATCATACTGGCAACAGAGCAGACATAGGAATGTAAAATATCCATGCATGTCTAAACAGTCAGCAGTCAGATTCAGAAGAGAACTGAGAAAGATTTTTCATCTGCTTCTCTTATAAAAACAGGTAAGGATTaaaggaatgtgtgtgtctgtgtgtgtgtgtgtgtgtgtgtgtgtgtgtgtgtgtgtgtgtgtgtgtctgtgtaggtgAAAATGAAGAGTGCATATAATACATGGTGTTCCGTAAACATTTCACTTTGCATTAATATACTAATAATATGTTACCACCAACAACAGTACCTTCAAGGATGTGTATATGGGGGGACAGCCTCCATTGCTTGTGACAATCCCAGCACATTCTTGTCCCcttcaaaacaacaaaataaaaacaaaaaatttGTTTTTAGTCCTAAAATTATTTAATGTATTTCCAAATGCTTGCAATCCATGTTTGCTATATGGTCACTACAGACTACTTCAGAGAGCGTCACACTATTAAGCAGACAATTGAACatatttgtcatttcatttGATTAACATGATCACACATGCAAAAGTCAGTTAATAAGTAAAGATGCTCCCACAATACAACTGTGAATGATTCACACTAATGGCATATGCCTTCAGGCAGATGAAACCGGTTTGCGAGGGAAGCATGGCTGCAGAAGAGGAGTACTGGGGAAACAAGAGAGCAATGGAgcgagagaaggggagagagagagagagagagagagagagagagagagagagagagagagagagagagagagagagagagagagagagagacagacacacacacacgcgcacgcacgcagagCAGGTTGAGTGTGCTGTCGGCACTCTGCTCCCAGCCTGTATCCTCTGAgcctctttcactctccttatTTGGAAAAATCCTGTGCGGTGCTCGCAGCTCATTGGCCAAGCTGCTTCTCGCATTAGTGCCAGCACCTCCCCCGCACCACTCAGCTTAAGCCAGTAATCAGGCTTGCTCCGCGCACGTCGCTCTTCCTGACTGGCTAAACTGCCTGGTTGCCTTGGGAACCGAGCTGGCGGGGGAGGGGTGGAAGGGGGAagtgagaaaagagaaagagagggggagggtgattgagaaggggagggggaaaaaaaccaaacgagagagagagccgcTTTCTAGGGCAGCTCAAAAACAAACATGGAGGCAGAAGCAGAGAAACAAAggagagcaggagcagaggaccaggagaaggagaagaggagaacaggaggaccatggagggaggaggaggtgaaggctCTGCTCTCTGTGTGGCCTGACAGGGGGGCAGCAGTGCGGGGCGCAGGCGAGggccacaacaacaacagcagggcCGACTGGGAGAGGCTCTCAAGCCGGCTGCGGGATCTGGGCTTC carries:
- the ppat gene encoding amidophosphoribosyltransferase isoform X1, with the protein product MEFEESGIGEECGVFGCVAAGEWPTQLDVAQVLTLGLVALQHRGQECAGIVTSNGGCPPIYTSLKGMGLVSAAFKAEDLLKHRNANLGIGHTRYSTTGDSELQNCQPFVVDTLHGKIGVAHNGELVNAAALRKKVMRHGVGLSTSSDSELITQLLALTPPMEELDVPDWVARIKNLMSETPTSYSLLVMHKDVVYAIRDPYGNRPLSLGRLVPVSKLHSSGGGGEGDTEGWVVSSESCSFQSIGAKYYREVQPGEIVQISKQGIKTLSVVPRPEGDPPAFCIFEYVYFARPDSIFEGQMVYTVRQRCGRQLAIEAPTDCDVVSTVPESATPAALGYAQQAGLPYVEVLCKNRYVGRTFIQPNTRLRQLGVAKKFGVLSDNFAGKRVVLIDDSIVRGNTISPIIKLLKEAGANEVHIRVASPPIRFPCYMGINIPTKEELIANRPEFEDIAGYIGATSVQYLSVEGLVSAVQSGISFHQDKDERITNSNTKSGRRMGHCTACLTGKYPVELEW
- the ppat gene encoding amidophosphoribosyltransferase isoform X2, whose translation is MEFEESGIGEECGVFGCVAAGEWPTQLDVAQVLTLGLVALQHRGQECAGIVTSNGGCPPIYTSLKGMGLVSAAFKAEDLLKHRNANLGIGHTRYSTTGDSELQNCQPFVVDTLHGKIGVAHNGELVNAAALRKKVMRHGVGLSTSSDSELITQLLALTPPMEELDVPDWVARIKNLMSETPTSYSLLVMHKDVVYAIRDPYGNRPLSLGRLVPVSKLHSSGRGEGDTEGWVVSSESCSFQSIGAKYYREVQPGEIVQISKQGIKTLSVVPRPEGDPPAFCIFEYVYFARPDSIFEGQMVYTVRQRCGRQLAIEAPTDCDVVSTVPESATPAALGYAQQAGLPYVEVLCKNRYVGRTFIQPNTRLRQLGVAKKFGVLSDNFAGKRVVLIDDSIVRGNTISPIIKLLKEAGANEVHIRVASPPIRFPCYMGINIPTKEELIANRPEFEDIAGYIGATSVQYLSVEGLVSAVQSGISFHQDKDERITNSNTKSGRRMGHCTACLTGKYPVELEW